The following proteins are co-located in the Natator depressus isolate rNatDep1 chromosome 4, rNatDep2.hap1, whole genome shotgun sequence genome:
- the LOC141985774 gene encoding flavin reductase (NADPH)-like, producing MKLSVLGATGQSGQFLVSQALQQGHEVTALVRNVTKLTIQHKNLKVVEANIFSAELLSGHFQGQDAVISCLGFPYKIFSAISGYTDSMEAIVAAMRLARVNRVITMTSWYTSPESGQNAPLMVRFLLLPLIRSVLSNMKQMENYLEKECSDLSWTVVRPPGLQNVPATDKEILTHEGYFVPDPNGYPVTNSVARGDVARFMLSLLNSNKWIKKGVAMCTN from the exons ATGAAGCTGTCGGTTCTTGGTGCAACAGGTCAATCTGGTCAGTTTCTGGTCTCACAAGCGCTACAGCAAGGCCATGAAGTGACAGCACTTGTGCGGAATGTCACCAAACTGACTATTCAACATAAAAATCTGAag GTGGTGGAAGCAAACATCTTTTCAGCAGAACTGTTGTCGGGACATTTTCAAGGTCAAGATGCTGTCATTTCCTGCTTGGGCTTCCCCTACAAGATCTTCTCAGCAATTTCAGGATACACAGATTCAATGGAAGCTATAGTGGCTGCCATGCGGCTAGCCAGAGTGAACCGTGTAATAACCATGACATCATGGTACACTTCCC CTGAGTCTGGACAGAATGCTCCACTCATGGTGCGTTTTCTCCTCCTGCCACTCATCAGAAGTGTGCTTTCCAACATGAAACAAATGGAAAACTACTTAGAGAAGGAGTGCAGTGACCTCAGCTGGACTGTAGTGAGGCCACCAGGACTTCAAAATGTTCCAGCCACAG ACAAAGAAATTCTGACTCATGAAGGCTATTTCGTTCCTGATCCAAATGGTTACCCGGTAACCAACTCAGTGGCAAGAGGGGATGTAGCTCGCTTCATGCTGTCTCTCCTCAACAGTAACAAATGGATAAAAAAAGGAGTGGCAATGTGTACCAACTAG